The proteins below come from a single Pedobacter aquae genomic window:
- a CDS encoding FtsK/SpoIIIE family DNA translocase yields the protein MPIRGNQFKTNTFREERKPAADAEGGSPYKKEKKEYFPAISFNNDRFIKIIGLFLLLLAVYFAVAFSSYLVTWKEDQSYVSDANGGWANLFRTAEELASNGVLNPDIQNWAGKLGALLANQFIYKWFGIASFLFIFIFVVLGYRLLFKVVLFPVSRVFGYSFFLLIYSSLFIAYFHHFLAEYPHFLEGEFGFYLNQILVAQIGSAGVGGLLAFAGLSTLVIAYNIDFSLPEKKAKAHQEIEEEEEEEGDIANIRLGKPEIEEEYPSEPVEFPLNTKKQQQEVIIPTKAPIEIEEPEEDTMVQEFETPINQLLKEQPVRSTPNLDLETIIPRVEDTEPEEEVELMVEKSAEEAKAEELVEQFGAFDPTLDLSSYKYPVLDLLEQYGSNKISVDAEELESNKNKIVETLNNYNIEIEKIKATIGPTVTLYEIIPAPGVRISKIKNLEDDIALSLAALGIRIIAPMPGKGTIGIEVPNQNPEMVSMRSIIATEKFQNTTMDLPIALGKTISNEVFIADLAKMPHMLVAGATGQGKSVGINTILVSLLYKKHPSQLKFVLVDPKKVELSLFRKIERHFLAKLPGEEDSIITDTKKVIHTLNSLCVEMDQRYDLLKDAGVRNLKEYNEKFIKRKLNPNNGHRFLPFIVLVIDEFADLMMTAGKEVETPIARLAQLARAIGIHLVLATQRPSVNIITGTIKANFPARLAFRVTSKIDSRTILDSGGADQLIGKGDMLLSTGSDLIRLQCAFVDTPEVDRVTEFIGNQRGYSSAYLLPEYVGDDSDPGSVKDFDPSDRDPLFEDAARLIVMHQQGSTSLIQRKLKLGYNRAGRIIDQLEAAGVVGPFEGSKAREVLIPDDYALEQFLDNMNK from the coding sequence ATGCCCATTAGAGGAAATCAGTTTAAAACCAATACGTTTAGAGAAGAGAGAAAACCAGCTGCTGATGCGGAAGGTGGCTCGCCTTATAAAAAAGAAAAGAAGGAATATTTTCCGGCTATAAGTTTTAATAACGACCGTTTTATAAAGATTATAGGCTTGTTTTTACTGTTGCTAGCCGTATATTTTGCTGTGGCTTTTAGTTCTTATTTAGTTACTTGGAAAGAAGACCAGAGTTATGTGAGTGATGCTAATGGTGGCTGGGCAAACTTGTTTAGAACGGCAGAAGAACTTGCATCAAATGGAGTTCTAAACCCCGATATACAAAACTGGGCGGGCAAATTAGGTGCTTTATTAGCCAATCAGTTTATCTATAAATGGTTTGGTATTGCTTCTTTCTTATTCATCTTCATTTTTGTTGTTTTAGGATACAGACTGTTATTTAAAGTAGTACTTTTCCCTGTATCAAGAGTGTTTGGATATAGTTTCTTCTTATTAATTTACAGCTCTTTATTTATCGCTTATTTTCATCATTTCCTAGCAGAATACCCTCATTTTTTAGAAGGAGAATTTGGTTTTTATCTCAATCAAATATTGGTAGCGCAAATAGGTTCTGCTGGTGTAGGTGGCTTATTGGCATTTGCTGGTTTAAGTACTTTGGTTATTGCTTATAATATTGATTTTAGTTTACCCGAGAAAAAAGCTAAAGCTCATCAAGAAATAGAAGAGGAGGAGGAAGAGGAAGGAGATATAGCAAATATCCGACTTGGAAAGCCAGAAATTGAAGAAGAATATCCATCAGAGCCTGTAGAGTTTCCTTTAAATACCAAAAAGCAACAACAGGAAGTCATCATCCCAACTAAAGCCCCTATAGAAATAGAAGAGCCAGAAGAAGATACGATGGTTCAAGAGTTTGAAACGCCTATTAATCAATTATTAAAAGAGCAACCGGTAAGAAGTACTCCTAATTTAGATTTAGAAACCATCATCCCAAGGGTAGAAGATACAGAACCAGAGGAAGAAGTAGAACTGATGGTAGAAAAATCGGCAGAGGAAGCTAAAGCAGAAGAATTGGTAGAACAATTTGGTGCTTTTGACCCTACTTTAGACCTTTCTTCTTATAAATACCCTGTTTTAGATTTATTAGAGCAATACGGTAGCAATAAAATTTCTGTTGATGCAGAGGAGTTAGAATCAAACAAAAATAAAATTGTTGAGACCCTTAATAATTATAACATCGAGATAGAAAAAATTAAGGCTACTATTGGTCCAACGGTTACTTTATATGAAATTATACCAGCACCTGGGGTACGTATCTCTAAAATTAAAAACTTAGAAGATGATATTGCATTAAGTTTAGCGGCTTTAGGTATCAGGATTATTGCTCCAATGCCAGGAAAAGGAACTATTGGTATAGAGGTTCCTAACCAGAATCCAGAAATGGTTTCTATGCGCTCTATCATCGCTACAGAAAAATTCCAGAATACCACTATGGATTTGCCTATTGCCTTAGGTAAAACCATATCTAACGAAGTTTTTATTGCCGATTTAGCCAAAATGCCACACATGTTGGTAGCAGGGGCAACCGGGCAAGGTAAATCTGTTGGTATCAATACCATATTGGTTTCTCTACTCTATAAAAAGCATCCATCACAACTAAAATTTGTTTTGGTAGACCCTAAAAAGGTAGAGTTAAGTTTGTTTAGAAAGATAGAAAGACATTTCTTAGCTAAGCTTCCAGGGGAAGAAGACTCTATCATTACGGATACTAAAAAAGTTATCCATACTTTAAATTCTTTGTGTGTAGAGATGGATCAACGATATGATTTATTGAAAGATGCGGGCGTAAGGAATTTAAAAGAATATAACGAGAAATTTATCAAGCGTAAGCTAAACCCTAACAATGGACACCGTTTTTTACCGTTTATTGTTTTGGTGATAGATGAGTTTGCAGATTTAATGATGACTGCCGGAAAAGAAGTAGAAACACCAATTGCCAGGTTAGCACAATTGGCCAGAGCTATTGGTATTCACTTGGTTTTAGCTACACAAAGACCATCAGTAAATATCATTACAGGTACTATTAAAGCCAATTTCCCAGCAAGGCTGGCCTTTAGGGTTACCTCTAAAATAGACTCGAGAACCATTTTAGATTCTGGAGGTGCAGACCAACTGATAGGAAAAGGAGATATGTTATTGTCTACCGGTAGCGATTTAATTCGTTTACAATGTGCTTTTGTAGATACGCCCGAGGTGGATAGGGTAACCGAGTTTATCGGAAATCAAAGAGGTTATTCATCTGCTTATTTACTTCCAGAATATGTAGGTGATGATAGCGACCCTGGTAGTGTGAAAGATTTTGACCCCTCAGATCGCGACCCTCTGTTTGAAGATGCTGCTCGTTTAATTGTTATGCATCAGCAAGGTTCTACGTCTTTAATTCAGCGTAAGCTTAAATTAGGATATAATAGAGCCGGCAGAATTATAGACCAATTAGAAGCCGCAGGGGTTGTAGGACCTTTTGAAGGAAGTAAAGCAAGAGAGGTTTTGATTCCTGATGACTATGCTTTGGAACAGTTCTTGGATAATATGAACAAATAA
- a CDS encoding LolA family protein, whose protein sequence is MLKLKISLLSAVLLLVFLDTFAQPDAKAKAILADVSKKFRSYNVVKADFTYSYLNRQSNTRDNQKGTLYIQSKTNKFKAILPSQELISDGKVQWTYLKEDKEVQLSEIDNSPDALNPAQIFTIYEKGFKYVYTGDVKAGTKTLHNIELAPLSNRSFSKIKLQIDKQSKQLYSFSVFDKNGNIYAYTIQSFVPNVKVSPSLFTFEAAKYPGVEVVDLR, encoded by the coding sequence ATGTTGAAATTAAAGATAAGCTTATTAAGTGCTGTTTTATTATTGGTTTTTCTGGATACTTTTGCCCAGCCAGATGCAAAAGCAAAAGCTATTTTGGCCGATGTAAGTAAGAAATTTAGAAGTTATAATGTGGTGAAAGCAGATTTTACTTATTCTTATTTAAATAGGCAAAGTAATACCCGGGATAACCAGAAGGGAACCTTATATATACAATCTAAAACCAATAAATTTAAAGCTATTTTACCATCGCAAGAGCTTATTTCTGATGGTAAAGTACAATGGACATACCTGAAAGAGGATAAAGAAGTACAGCTTAGTGAGATTGATAACAGTCCTGATGCTTTAAATCCAGCGCAAATTTTCACCATTTATGAAAAGGGCTTTAAATATGTATATACCGGCGACGTAAAGGCAGGTACTAAAACCTTGCACAATATAGAGCTTGCTCCACTTAGCAATAGGTCTTTTTCTAAAATAAAGTTGCAGATAGATAAGCAAAGCAAACAGTTATATTCTTTCTCTGTTTTTGATAAGAATGGTAATATTTACGCTTATACCATCCAGTCTTTTGTTCCTAATGTGAAAGTATCACCCAGCTTATTTACATTTGAAGCAGCAAAATATCCAGGCGTTGAAGTAGTTGATTTAAGATAA
- a CDS encoding MBL fold metallo-hydrolase, translating to MKVTFLGTGTSQGVPVIACDCEVCTSLSAYDKRLRSSILVSSDGTTLVIDSGPDFRYQMLRHQIQHLDAVVFTHEHKDHIAGMDDIRAFNYKQQSAMEVYATEQVQHALKREFYYVFSDFKYPGVPLVNLNTIHDEAFMVGDIELLPIEVMHYKLPVKGFRIKDFTYLTDAKTVSEEEITKIKGSKILVINALQKERHISHFTLDEAIAFAELIGAEETYFTHISHKLGLHDEVSLGLPKGIKLAYDGLSINI from the coding sequence TTGAAAGTAACGTTTTTAGGCACAGGTACGTCACAAGGAGTTCCTGTAATTGCTTGCGATTGCGAAGTTTGTACTTCTTTAAGTGCTTATGATAAACGTTTGCGTAGTAGTATTTTGGTAAGTTCTGATGGAACTACTTTGGTGATAGACTCGGGTCCGGATTTTAGGTATCAAATGTTGCGTCATCAAATTCAACACTTAGATGCGGTAGTTTTTACACACGAGCATAAAGACCATATTGCTGGTATGGATGATATTAGAGCTTTTAATTACAAGCAGCAATCTGCCATGGAGGTTTATGCAACAGAACAAGTTCAGCATGCACTTAAACGCGAGTTTTATTATGTTTTTTCTGATTTTAAATATCCGGGAGTTCCACTGGTGAACTTAAATACCATTCATGATGAGGCTTTTATGGTAGGAGATATAGAACTTTTACCCATAGAGGTGATGCATTACAAGCTCCCTGTAAAAGGTTTCAGAATTAAGGATTTTACTTACCTAACAGATGCGAAAACAGTGTCAGAAGAGGAGATAACCAAAATTAAGGGAAGCAAAATCTTGGTGATAAATGCCTTGCAGAAAGAAAGGCATATATCGCATTTTACTTTGGATGAAGCTATTGCTTTTGCCGAGTTGATTGGTGCTGAGGAAACTTATTTTACACACATCAGTCATAAATTAGGTTTGCATGATGAGGTAAGTTTAGGATTACCAAAAGGCATTAAACTGGCTTACGATGGCTTAAGCATAAATATTTAA
- a CDS encoding winged helix-turn-helix transcriptional regulator, which produces MNKIKCPVTAMLGLIGGKWKPVILYCLLAGTRRFGEIAARIPAISRKVLTDQLKELEQDNLIVRKQFNEIPPRVEYSLSDLGKSMAPILAEMEKWGIQNILNKAKS; this is translated from the coding sequence GTGAATAAAATTAAGTGTCCGGTAACAGCAATGCTGGGATTAATTGGTGGTAAATGGAAGCCTGTAATATTATACTGTTTGTTGGCAGGAACCAGAAGATTTGGTGAAATTGCAGCGAGAATCCCTGCCATATCAAGAAAAGTATTAACAGACCAGCTGAAAGAACTAGAACAAGACAATTTAATTGTACGCAAGCAATTTAATGAAATTCCGCCCAGAGTTGAATATTCTTTATCTGACCTTGGCAAAAGTATGGCCCCTATACTTGCGGAAATGGAAAAATGGGGTATTCAAAATATCCTCAACAAAGCTAAATCTTAG
- a CDS encoding SDR family oxidoreductase, which translates to MILVTGATGQFGKAAINALLEKGIKAHQILALVRNEQSAEDLKNMGVGIVMGDYDQYTSLVSAFKGVDKLLFVSGSDIIKRHKQHQNVIHAAQEAGVKHLIYTSFQRKNETETSPLWIVAQSHIQTEQWIKESNISYTILRNNLYMDFLPGFIGEKVLQTGVIYVPAENGKVSAVLRSEMAEAAATILATTGHEGKEYNFTNTEAVSYQEIAQLITEVSGKVINYISPSVEEYMKTLSDYGVPADVIGIFSSFALAQAKGELDRVSTDLEVLLGRKPSSVKDFLSSLYNPIV; encoded by the coding sequence ATGATTTTAGTAACAGGTGCAACAGGGCAATTTGGAAAAGCAGCCATCAATGCTCTCTTAGAAAAAGGAATAAAAGCTCACCAAATCTTAGCATTGGTAAGAAACGAGCAATCTGCTGAAGATTTAAAAAATATGGGCGTTGGCATTGTAATGGGGGATTATGATCAATACACATCTCTTGTAAGTGCTTTTAAAGGTGTAGATAAGCTACTTTTCGTATCAGGAAGTGATATCATAAAACGTCATAAACAACATCAGAACGTTATTCATGCTGCTCAAGAGGCGGGTGTAAAACATTTAATTTATACCAGTTTCCAACGTAAAAATGAGACCGAAACATCACCTCTTTGGATAGTAGCGCAGTCACATATTCAAACAGAGCAATGGATAAAAGAAAGTAATATTTCTTATACCATTTTAAGAAATAACCTTTATATGGACTTTCTGCCTGGCTTTATTGGTGAAAAAGTTTTGCAAACAGGAGTCATCTATGTGCCTGCTGAAAATGGTAAGGTAAGTGCTGTATTGCGTTCAGAAATGGCTGAAGCTGCGGCAACTATTTTAGCAACAACTGGTCATGAAGGTAAAGAATACAACTTTACAAATACCGAAGCTGTTTCTTACCAAGAGATTGCTCAACTGATTACTGAAGTTTCAGGAAAAGTGATTAATTATATTTCCCCATCAGTAGAAGAGTATATGAAAACATTAAGTGATTATGGTGTACCAGCAGATGTTATTGGAATATTCTCGAGTTTTGCATTAGCCCAAGCTAAGGGAGAATTAGATAGAGTAAGTACTGATTTAGAAGTTTTATTAGGCAGAAAACCTTCCTCAGTAAAAGATTTTTTAAGTAGTTTATATAATCCTATAGTATAG
- a CDS encoding HNH endonuclease, which translates to MQETLNKYLYALSKLKRGSTPYGLAPHKPILLISIIELIDKGILTENKVYINADLVGTFKENWQLLVNTLNQADFTQPFYYLQSDKAAGKPFWFLLPHPGCQINAHIKSVNTLAASVAYGSFNEELYLLLSNPVSRQLIKEKLLTTYFPLTQQKLQSQAKEAGYLHQLEDYVLNEPQARYKTIKIETEEDVFVRNGLFKKLIPKAYNSTCSFTGMKLTSIYGHHFIDACHIIPFSLTHDDQISNGIALCPNMHRAFDRGLLSVDENYKLLVSPAIIEDAEHVYSITKLEGKQIHLPSGERYYPAQDNLKWHRENIFKGKS; encoded by the coding sequence ATGCAGGAGACACTAAACAAATACCTTTATGCACTTAGTAAGCTCAAGCGAGGTTCTACACCCTATGGTTTAGCACCACATAAACCTATTTTACTCATCAGTATCATAGAGTTGATAGATAAAGGGATACTCACCGAGAATAAGGTATATATCAATGCAGACCTCGTAGGTACTTTCAAAGAAAACTGGCAATTATTAGTAAATACCCTTAACCAAGCTGATTTTACCCAGCCTTTCTACTACCTCCAGAGTGATAAAGCAGCAGGGAAGCCTTTTTGGTTCTTATTGCCACATCCGGGTTGCCAAATCAACGCCCATATCAAAAGTGTAAATACACTGGCAGCAAGCGTAGCTTATGGTTCTTTCAACGAAGAACTATATCTATTACTGAGCAATCCTGTCTCACGCCAACTTATTAAAGAAAAGCTATTAACAACTTATTTTCCGTTAACCCAACAAAAACTACAAAGCCAGGCAAAAGAAGCAGGTTATCTTCATCAATTAGAAGATTATGTTTTAAACGAACCACAAGCTCGTTATAAAACCATCAAGATAGAAACAGAAGAAGATGTTTTTGTACGCAACGGACTATTTAAAAAGCTCATACCAAAGGCCTATAACTCAACCTGTAGTTTTACAGGTATGAAGCTAACTTCCATATACGGACATCATTTTATAGATGCCTGCCATATCATCCCCTTTAGCCTCACACATGACGACCAAATTAGTAACGGCATTGCGCTATGCCCCAATATGCATAGGGCTTTCGATCGTGGGCTGTTAAGCGTTGATGAAAACTATAAACTACTCGTTTCTCCCGCTATTATCGAAGATGCAGAACATGTTTACAGTATCACCAAACTAGAAGGTAAACAAATACACCTACCTTCAGGCGAAAGGTATTATCCCGCACAGGATAATTTAAAATGGCATAGGGAGAATATATTTAAAGGGAAATCATGA
- a CDS encoding AbiH family protein, with amino-acid sequence MNRLVLIGNGFDLAHDLKTSYKDFIIWYLVKCFGNAGYLPERYQDKLLRIDFKDFNSFISAINAHKPGFYHSGYTKEDLIYFITNHFEQKTIKELLNIHALISYSDYTFETHYPNNKPFNVLVLSHLLRCLIVNCQDCNWVDIENEYFDQLKTCKAKDGSFDKEKIRQLNAEFDYLKQRLKEYLIEQEEQAKIKVIPELLSAIGSQFDISDFEPLMGYDEARESLGYDKTIVPQIEHNLYFLNFNYTNTVENYINELNKKLRFFSKVDINYIHGELKNADNPIIFGFGDEHDTVYKEFEEHRNNELFENIKSYQYLRTPNYRNLLTFLNSKNYQVFVMGHSCGLSDRTMLKTIFEHENCKSIRLFHYNSDFHDKAINVSKHFSNKGHMRKLIVDYKAVDAFPQSNKEA; translated from the coding sequence ATGAATAGACTTGTACTTATAGGTAACGGCTTTGATCTAGCTCATGATTTAAAAACAAGTTATAAAGATTTTATCATTTGGTATCTAGTAAAATGTTTTGGTAATGCTGGATATCTTCCAGAAAGATACCAAGATAAGTTACTTAGAATTGATTTTAAAGACTTTAATTCCTTTATAAGTGCTATTAACGCTCATAAACCAGGATTTTACCATTCTGGTTATACAAAGGAGGATTTGATTTATTTTATTACAAATCATTTTGAACAAAAAACTATAAAAGAGCTATTAAATATTCATGCTTTAATATCATATAGTGATTATACTTTTGAAACGCATTATCCAAATAATAAACCTTTTAATGTACTTGTTTTATCTCATCTTTTAAGGTGTTTAATTGTCAATTGCCAAGATTGCAATTGGGTTGATATTGAAAATGAATATTTCGACCAGCTTAAAACTTGTAAGGCTAAGGATGGTTCTTTTGATAAAGAAAAGATAAGGCAGCTAAATGCCGAGTTTGATTACCTAAAACAAAGATTAAAGGAGTATCTAATAGAGCAAGAAGAACAGGCAAAAATTAAAGTAATTCCTGAACTTTTAAGTGCAATAGGTTCTCAATTTGATATTTCAGATTTTGAGCCGCTAATGGGGTATGATGAAGCAAGAGAAAGCTTAGGCTACGATAAAACAATTGTGCCCCAAATAGAGCACAATTTGTATTTTCTAAATTTCAATTATACCAATACTGTAGAAAATTATATTAACGAGCTTAACAAAAAGCTTAGATTCTTCTCCAAGGTTGACATAAATTATATCCATGGCGAATTAAAAAACGCTGATAATCCTATTATTTTCGGTTTTGGAGATGAGCATGATACAGTGTATAAAGAATTTGAGGAGCATCGTAATAATGAGCTTTTTGAAAATATTAAATCTTATCAATATTTACGTACACCTAATTATCGTAATTTACTGACCTTTTTAAATAGTAAAAATTATCAAGTATTTGTAATGGGCCATTCTTGCGGCTTATCAGATCGTACCATGCTTAAAACAATTTTCGAACATGAAAACTGTAAATCTATAAGATTATTTCACTACAATAGTGATTTTCATGACAAAGCCATCAATGTGAGTAAACATTTTAGTAATAAAGGGCATATGCGTAAACTCATAGTTGATTATAAAGCTGTAGATGCTTTCCCGCAAAGTAATAAGGAGGCATAG
- a CDS encoding carbohydrate kinase family protein, with protein MKNEALNSTIVPTCVGNGLVALDVIIGFEGNNQAQFLAGGSCGNVMTILSYLGWNSYPIARLSNNVAGDLLFQDLQKWNVKDDLLQITETGSTPVIIHRILKDKKGDPKHRFEFRNPEDGKYLPSYKPCLAKSVPTIIETVPHSNVFYFDRINRASIDLAKAYKATGTTIFFEPSSVKDQKGFQQSLELADVLKFAQDRIPEYDLLYPVASVPLEIQTLGSLGLKYRKKGEKSWTKLAGYSIENVIDSAGAGDWLTSGIIMNLFKNKGSNLSELSTDKIEFALHFGQALSAMNCTFEGARGLMYEVPRQELILMISHIVSSSKHIINLGNRVKTFSHNDLGVRKISSLFATAHR; from the coding sequence ATGAAGAATGAAGCTTTAAATAGTACAATAGTACCTACTTGTGTAGGTAATGGATTAGTTGCTCTGGATGTTATAATTGGCTTTGAAGGGAATAATCAAGCTCAATTCCTAGCCGGTGGATCTTGTGGTAATGTAATGACGATTTTATCTTATCTTGGTTGGAATTCATATCCGATTGCTAGGTTATCGAATAATGTAGCCGGAGACTTACTTTTTCAAGACTTGCAAAAATGGAATGTCAAGGACGACCTATTACAAATTACAGAAACAGGAAGTACACCTGTCATTATTCATCGCATTTTAAAGGATAAAAAAGGCGATCCAAAACATCGTTTTGAATTTCGTAATCCAGAAGATGGAAAATACTTGCCGTCTTATAAGCCATGTTTAGCCAAATCTGTTCCTACGATTATCGAAACAGTACCACATTCAAATGTCTTTTACTTTGATCGTATAAATAGAGCTTCAATAGATCTCGCTAAAGCATATAAAGCAACTGGAACAACTATTTTCTTTGAACCTTCAAGTGTAAAAGATCAAAAAGGATTTCAACAGTCATTGGAATTAGCCGATGTGTTAAAGTTTGCTCAAGACAGAATTCCAGAATATGATTTGTTATATCCCGTCGCCTCTGTGCCGTTAGAAATCCAAACTTTAGGTTCACTTGGATTGAAGTATAGAAAAAAAGGTGAAAAATCATGGACAAAACTTGCAGGATATTCAATAGAAAATGTAATAGATTCAGCAGGAGCTGGCGATTGGTTAACCTCTGGAATTATAATGAATCTTTTTAAGAATAAAGGTTCCAATTTATCAGAGCTAAGTACAGATAAAATTGAATTTGCATTACATTTTGGGCAAGCATTAAGCGCTATGAACTGCACATTTGAGGGTGCGAGGGGTTTAATGTATGAAGTGCCTCGGCAAGAATTAATTTTAATGATTTCACATATTGTTTCCTCATCGAAACATATTATAAATCTAGGTAATAGGGTAAAAACATTCTCACATAATGACTTGGGTGTCAGAAAGATTTCATCACTTTTTGCGACGGCTCATAGATAA
- a CDS encoding phosphoribosyltransferase-like protein — translation MATKSAIDYLDSEITKWKVKNKREFEHSVSAVQVIDKSVSRQVLDDRKFIELTKYDNYFDESIIDGHYEVGQTGKPYLGFNECALPLVLNHNTPNNSLPILWLPADKKFTGLFPRVTRHKE, via the coding sequence GTGGCAACAAAGTCTGCAATTGACTATTTAGATTCTGAAATAACTAAATGGAAAGTTAAAAATAAAAGAGAATTTGAGCACTCAGTTTCAGCAGTACAAGTAATTGATAAGAGTGTGTCTCGACAGGTATTAGATGACAGAAAATTTATTGAGTTGACTAAATACGATAATTATTTTGACGAATCAATTATCGATGGGCATTATGAAGTTGGTCAGACAGGTAAGCCATATCTAGGTTTCAATGAATGTGCACTACCTTTAGTACTAAATCACAATACGCCGAATAATAGCTTACCAATTCTTTGGCTACCAGCAGATAAAAAGTTTACAGGTTTATTTCCAAGAGTTACTAGACATAAAGAATGA
- a CDS encoding HAD family hydrolase: protein MNYKTLRRWELAYTNFLKKIKSVEFGCVVLDYDRTLCSDRRRLDGPDTDIINEIERIIKLGYLIAIVTGRGQSVKNDLKKLIIDKNLHENIIIGYYNGSDIGFLSSDKFPNVERKNAVVLENIYKELKDSDINEFLSLSLRPDQLTVEIIDGQDWRFIKPALYNLVMDSKDTGFIILESSRSIDIVVRPKVSKLNVIAYCENELIKKGISNYCLCIGDKGRYPGNDFELLTYPFSLSVDEVSTDMNTCWNISPKSVNNADSCLIYLKSLKAGNMGLIFDYE, encoded by the coding sequence TTGAATTACAAGACCTTAAGAAGATGGGAACTTGCATACACAAATTTCTTAAAAAAAATTAAGTCAGTAGAATTTGGCTGTGTAGTTCTTGATTATGATCGGACATTATGTTCTGATAGAAGAAGGCTTGATGGTCCAGATACTGATATTATCAATGAAATCGAAAGAATTATAAAATTAGGCTATTTGATAGCAATTGTTACAGGTCGAGGCCAATCTGTTAAAAACGATTTGAAGAAATTAATCATTGATAAAAATCTTCATGAAAATATAATTATTGGTTATTACAATGGTTCAGACATTGGCTTTTTATCATCAGATAAATTCCCAAATGTTGAACGTAAAAATGCAGTCGTTTTAGAAAACATTTATAAGGAACTCAAAGATTCTGATATAAATGAATTTTTAAGTCTCTCTTTAAGACCTGACCAACTAACTGTTGAAATTATTGACGGACAAGATTGGCGTTTTATCAAACCAGCTTTATATAATTTAGTGATGGATTCTAAAGATACAGGTTTCATTATATTAGAATCCAGTCGTTCAATAGATATTGTTGTTAGGCCAAAAGTATCAAAACTTAATGTAATCGCTTATTGTGAAAATGAGTTAATTAAAAAAGGTATTTCCAATTATTGTTTATGTATTGGTGATAAAGGCCGTTATCCAGGAAATGATTTTGAACTTCTTACCTATCCTTTTTCCTTAAGTGTAGATGAAGTGTCTACGGATATGAATACTTGTTGGAACATATCTCCGAAATCAGTTAATAATGCAGATTCTTGTCTGATTTACTTAAAGTCTTTAAAAGCTGGTAATATGGGATTAATTTTTGACTATGAATAA
- a CDS encoding helix-turn-helix domain-containing protein: MTKINRIAEVLKEKGAGNSDLIKFLGVEKETVSRWVNNKQQPTLNTLNKIAEFLRVDIRELLHQSDWSNSQILPFKNNTK; encoded by the coding sequence GTGACTAAAATTAATCGCATAGCGGAGGTATTAAAAGAAAAGGGCGCTGGAAATAGCGATTTAATAAAGTTTCTTGGCGTAGAAAAAGAAACTGTATCTAGATGGGTTAACAATAAACAACAGCCTACACTAAATACTTTAAATAAAATTGCTGAATTTTTAAGGGTTGATATAAGAGAATTACTCCATCAAAGTGATTGGAGTAATAGTCAGATACTTCCATTTAAAAATAATACTAAATAA